One segment of Taeniopygia guttata chromosome 17, bTaeGut7.mat, whole genome shotgun sequence DNA contains the following:
- the GBGT1 gene encoding globoside alpha-1,3-N-acetylgalactosaminyltransferase 1 isoform X3 — MKLQYTEEKLIQLFPQLFYQQPRVLAPKRQDVLTVTPWLAPIIWEGTFDPEILDSAYRPLNLTIGVTAFAVGKYTRFAPRFLQSAEQHFLRGYRVNYYIFTDSPQSIPHMQLGPGRRLLTVPVQKPSSWQEISMRRMEAINQHVAKQSHGEVQYLFCLDIDMVFHNPWGPETLGDTVAAIHPGYFDVPREQFPYERRSSSAAFIPEGEGDFYYGGAVFGGLVRKVYELTKMCHMTILADKANGIMAAWQEESHLNRHFLSHKPSKLLSPEYIWDDRKPKPPEIHLIRFSTVKKNYKEVRN, encoded by the exons ATGAAACTCCAATATACAGAAGAGAAGCTAATCCAGCTTTTCCCCCA ATTATTTTATCAGCAGCCAAGAGTGCTGGCGCCAAA GCGCCAGGATGTGCTGACAGTCACGCCATGGCTGGCCCCCATCATCTGGGAAGGGACCTTTGATCCTGAGATCCTGGACAGTGCCTACAGACCCCTGAACCTCACCATAGGGGTGACAGCCTTTGCTGTTGGAAA GTACACCAGGTTTGCTCCTCGCTTCCTGCAGTCGGCGGAGCAGCATTTCCTGCGGGGGTACCGAGTGAACTATTACATCTTCACCGACAGCCCCCAGAGCATCCCCCACATGCAGCTGGGGCCGGGGCGGAGGCTCCTCACGGTCCCCGTGCAGAAACCCTCCAGCTGGCAGGAGATCTCCATGCGCAGGATGGAGGCCATCAACCAGCACGTGGCCAAGCAGAGCCACGGCGAGGTGCAGTACCTCTTCTGCCTGGACATCGACATGGTGTTCCACAACCCCTGGGGCCCCGAGACCCTGGGGGACACGGTGGCAGCCATCCACCCCGGCTACTTCGATGTCCCACGAGAGCAGTTCCCTTACGAGAGGAGGAGCTCCTCGGCAGCCTTCATCCCTGAGGGAGAAGGGGATTTCTACTACGGAGGGGCCGTGTTTGGAGGCTTGGTCAGGAAAGTCTACGAGCTCACCAAGATGTGCCACATGACCATCCTGGCAGACAAAGCCAACGGGATCAtggcagcctggcaggaggAGAGTCACCTCAACAGGCACTTCTTGTCCCACAAACCCTCCAAGCTGCTTTCTCCAGAGTATATATGGGATGACAGAAAGCCAAAGCCCCCCGAAATCCACCTCATACGTTTTTCCACAGTGAAAAAGAACTACAAAGAGGTCCGAAACTGA
- the GBGT1 gene encoding globoside alpha-1,3-N-acetylgalactosaminyltransferase 1 isoform X2 — translation MISRKVLLASLVCLGGVAAVIWAVAGSGKVHYLPYYLPCPEIFSMKLQYTEEKLIQLFPQLFYQQPRVLAPKRQDVLTVTPWLAPIIWEGTFDPEILDSAYRPLNLTIGVTAFAVGKYTRFAPRFLQSAEQHFLRGYRVNYYIFTDSPQSIPHMQLGPGRRLLTVPVQKPSSWQEISMRRMEAINQHVAKQSHGEVQYLFCLDIDMVFHNPWGPETLGDTVAAIHPGYFDVPREQFPYERRSSSAAFIPEGEGDFYYGGAVFGGLVRKVYELTKMCHMTILADKANGIMAAWQEESHLNRHFLSHKPSKLLSPEYIWDDRKPKPPEIHLIRFSTVKKNYKEVRN, via the exons GGTGTTGCTGCAGTTATCTG GGCTGTAGCTGGGAGTGGAAAAGTGCACTACCTGCCTTACTACCTTCCTTGTCCTGAAATCTT CTCCATGAAACTCCAATATACAGAAGAGAAGCTAATCCAGCTTTTCCCCCA ATTATTTTATCAGCAGCCAAGAGTGCTGGCGCCAAA GCGCCAGGATGTGCTGACAGTCACGCCATGGCTGGCCCCCATCATCTGGGAAGGGACCTTTGATCCTGAGATCCTGGACAGTGCCTACAGACCCCTGAACCTCACCATAGGGGTGACAGCCTTTGCTGTTGGAAA GTACACCAGGTTTGCTCCTCGCTTCCTGCAGTCGGCGGAGCAGCATTTCCTGCGGGGGTACCGAGTGAACTATTACATCTTCACCGACAGCCCCCAGAGCATCCCCCACATGCAGCTGGGGCCGGGGCGGAGGCTCCTCACGGTCCCCGTGCAGAAACCCTCCAGCTGGCAGGAGATCTCCATGCGCAGGATGGAGGCCATCAACCAGCACGTGGCCAAGCAGAGCCACGGCGAGGTGCAGTACCTCTTCTGCCTGGACATCGACATGGTGTTCCACAACCCCTGGGGCCCCGAGACCCTGGGGGACACGGTGGCAGCCATCCACCCCGGCTACTTCGATGTCCCACGAGAGCAGTTCCCTTACGAGAGGAGGAGCTCCTCGGCAGCCTTCATCCCTGAGGGAGAAGGGGATTTCTACTACGGAGGGGCCGTGTTTGGAGGCTTGGTCAGGAAAGTCTACGAGCTCACCAAGATGTGCCACATGACCATCCTGGCAGACAAAGCCAACGGGATCAtggcagcctggcaggaggAGAGTCACCTCAACAGGCACTTCTTGTCCCACAAACCCTCCAAGCTGCTTTCTCCAGAGTATATATGGGATGACAGAAAGCCAAAGCCCCCCGAAATCCACCTCATACGTTTTTCCACAGTGAAAAAGAACTACAAAGAGGTCCGAAACTGA